From the Prosthecobacter fusiformis genome, one window contains:
- a CDS encoding M81 family metallopeptidase — translation MNSPSRILIAGLFHETHTFLDGFTVLADFAIRRGDEILDDAGDASPLGGVLELAESFGWEMLPTVDYRAQPGAMVEDLAVEAFWADFLDHAAPHLETGIDAIYLFLHGAMVSPSFDDVEGELLQRLRALPWAAQIPVFGVFDPHANFTPRMASLSDCLVAFRENPHTDARKAARDAARLLQRCLTTGEKPNQQYIHPPLMWPPTGTGTAREPMKTLEAMAREIESDRESGIWSVSVVAGFSFADTPHTGVSFVIAATVDVSSQLQKLSDAAWAMREQGTAPEPPLSHVIGDLVTPPPGLTVLVEPADNIGAGAPGDCTALMRALIHWRIPNCAVCMHDAEAVATARQFRNGDRTMIAMGGKGSRLDAGPVQIEVEVLSHSDGKFDLEDTQSHFAAINGSSYDMGPCGVVRHKELTILLTSIKTPPNDLGQWRSQGLEPSSFSVIGVKAAVSHHQAYDSIATQMIFVDTPGPCSSHLQGFPYEKVQRPIYPLDEMS, via the coding sequence ATGAATTCTCCCTCCCGCATCCTCATCGCAGGGTTGTTCCATGAAACCCATACCTTTCTGGATGGCTTCACGGTCCTGGCGGATTTTGCCATCCGCCGTGGAGATGAAATCCTGGACGATGCAGGAGATGCCTCACCACTAGGCGGCGTGCTGGAACTGGCCGAAAGTTTCGGCTGGGAAATGCTGCCCACCGTGGATTATCGCGCACAACCAGGGGCCATGGTGGAAGACCTTGCCGTTGAGGCGTTCTGGGCAGATTTTCTCGATCACGCCGCCCCTCACCTGGAAACCGGCATTGATGCCATCTACCTCTTCCTGCATGGTGCCATGGTCTCGCCATCATTTGATGATGTGGAAGGCGAATTGTTGCAGCGGTTGCGTGCTCTTCCCTGGGCAGCCCAGATCCCCGTCTTTGGCGTCTTTGATCCACATGCCAATTTCACCCCGCGCATGGCCTCGCTCTCAGACTGCCTTGTCGCCTTTCGTGAAAACCCTCACACCGATGCTCGCAAAGCAGCCCGGGATGCCGCCCGCCTGCTCCAACGCTGCCTGACCACCGGCGAAAAGCCTAACCAACAATACATTCATCCGCCCCTCATGTGGCCTCCCACCGGCACAGGCACCGCTAGGGAGCCCATGAAAACCCTTGAGGCCATGGCTCGCGAGATAGAGAGTGACCGGGAATCCGGCATCTGGTCCGTCAGCGTCGTCGCCGGATTCTCCTTCGCAGATACACCCCATACCGGCGTCAGCTTCGTCATCGCCGCCACCGTGGATGTCAGCTCCCAATTGCAAAAGCTCAGCGATGCCGCCTGGGCCATGCGCGAGCAAGGCACAGCTCCCGAGCCACCCCTTTCCCACGTCATCGGAGATCTCGTCACCCCGCCTCCCGGCCTCACCGTCCTGGTCGAACCGGCGGATAACATAGGTGCCGGAGCCCCTGGTGATTGCACCGCCCTCATGCGCGCTCTGATCCACTGGCGCATCCCCAACTGCGCCGTCTGCATGCATGATGCCGAAGCCGTGGCCACCGCACGCCAGTTCCGCAACGGTGACCGCACCATGATCGCCATGGGAGGCAAAGGTAGCCGCTTGGACGCGGGTCCCGTGCAAATCGAAGTCGAAGTCCTTTCCCACAGCGATGGCAAATTCGACCTCGAAGACACCCAAAGCCATTTCGCCGCCATCAACGGCAGCAGCTATGACATGGGCCCCTGCGGCGTCGTCCGGCACAAAGAACTGACCATCCTCCTCACCAGCATCAAGACACCTCCGAATGACCTGGGCCAATGGCGCAGCCAGGGTCTAGAACCCTCCAGCTTCTCCGTCATCGGAGTCAAAGCCGCCGTTTCCCATCACCAGGCCTACGACTCCATCGCCACCCAAATGATCTTCGTGGACACTCCCGGCCCCTGCAGCAGCCACCTCCAAGGATTCCCATACGAAAAAGTCCAGCGCCCCATCTATCCTCTGGATGAGATGTCCTGA
- a CDS encoding lactonase family protein, producing MNRASLSFLFAALTTTAIAGDNYLVYFGCQTGPKTGSKGIYVSSFNSGTGELGEPALAVETGSPGFLAIHPNKKYLYAIGELAGGDKTKGGVSAFKINLPDGKLSLLNQVSSVGVGPCHVSVDKTGQMAMIANYGGGSVASYAIGEDGSLSEAVTFVQHEGSSVDVRRQAGPHAHSMNVSPDNRFAFACDLGLDKVLIYKIDPVTAKMTDHGHGTVPAGSGPRHLAFHPNGKFVFVNNEMLMTVTSFAYDAEKGMLTEIETVSTLPEADRGKPGFSTAETVVHPNGKFVYVSNRTHDTIAVFACDEATGKLKLIQNAPAEGQVPRNFNLDPSGKWMIVGHQNSQTAGLFKVDAETGMLTFTGKKVSVGGAICVRFLALEK from the coding sequence ATGAACCGCGCTTCTCTTTCCTTTCTCTTCGCCGCTCTGACCACGACAGCCATCGCGGGGGACAATTACCTGGTTTATTTTGGCTGCCAGACGGGTCCGAAGACGGGCAGCAAGGGCATCTATGTCTCCAGCTTTAATAGTGGCACGGGGGAACTGGGGGAGCCTGCGCTGGCGGTGGAGACCGGAAGTCCGGGTTTCCTGGCCATTCATCCTAACAAAAAGTATCTTTACGCGATTGGCGAATTGGCCGGTGGAGACAAGACGAAGGGTGGTGTCAGTGCCTTCAAGATCAATCTCCCGGACGGCAAGCTGAGCCTGCTCAACCAGGTGTCCTCCGTCGGTGTGGGGCCCTGCCATGTGTCGGTGGATAAAACGGGGCAGATGGCGATGATCGCCAATTATGGCGGCGGAAGTGTGGCGAGTTATGCCATCGGCGAGGATGGTTCTTTGAGCGAGGCAGTCACCTTTGTGCAACACGAAGGCAGCAGTGTGGATGTGCGCCGACAGGCTGGCCCGCATGCGCACAGCATGAATGTTAGTCCTGACAACCGCTTCGCCTTTGCGTGTGATCTTGGATTGGACAAGGTGCTTATTTACAAGATTGATCCAGTTACCGCGAAGATGACGGACCATGGCCATGGTACGGTGCCCGCGGGCAGCGGGCCGCGGCATCTGGCGTTTCACCCTAACGGGAAGTTTGTTTTTGTGAACAATGAGATGCTAATGACTGTGACCTCCTTTGCCTATGATGCGGAGAAGGGGATGCTGACGGAGATCGAAACGGTTTCCACCCTGCCTGAGGCGGACCGCGGCAAGCCGGGTTTCAGCACGGCGGAGACGGTGGTGCATCCGAATGGCAAGTTTGTGTATGTCTCCAATCGGACGCATGACACCATCGCCGTTTTTGCCTGCGATGAGGCGACGGGCAAACTGAAGCTGATCCAGAATGCGCCTGCGGAGGGACAGGTGCCGCGTAATTTTAATCTGGACCCCTCAGGCAAATGGATGATCGTGGGACATCAGAACAGCCAGACGGCGGGCCTTTTCAAGGTGGATGCGGAAACTGGGATGCTTACCTTCACCGGAAAAAAGGTGTCTGTGGGTGGTGCTATTTGCGTGCGTTTTTTAGCCCTGGAGAAGTGA
- a CDS encoding undecaprenyl-diphosphate phosphatase, with amino-acid sequence MPPWLSVILLGIIEGVTEFLPISSTGHLLIPQTLGWLPTKSDLFNVVIQSGAVLAVLAVFSKRVKELAMTLAKPETRDYLAKLAAAFLLTALGGLVIKWLNIKLPDTVTPVAWATLIGGLLILWLERLYRGKAGAMEITWAVVVAVAAAQLLAAVFPGTSRSGASILMAMAFGIARPAATEFSFLLGIPTLTAAGGLQIFSELRKHGAGSEDWSMVALGTVVSALSAFIVVKWLIRFVQSHTFNSFAIYRIVLGAGLLIYAATANHSTSTHG; translated from the coding sequence ATGCCCCCCTGGCTCTCAGTTATCCTGCTCGGCATCATCGAAGGTGTCACCGAATTCCTGCCCATTTCCTCCACCGGACATCTGCTAATTCCCCAAACCCTTGGCTGGCTGCCGACGAAGAGTGACCTTTTTAACGTGGTCATCCAAAGCGGTGCAGTTCTGGCCGTATTGGCGGTCTTTAGCAAGCGGGTGAAGGAACTGGCCATGACTCTGGCCAAGCCGGAAACCAGGGACTATCTGGCCAAACTGGCGGCCGCTTTTCTCCTCACCGCCCTCGGTGGACTGGTCATCAAATGGCTGAATATCAAACTGCCGGATACCGTCACCCCGGTCGCCTGGGCCACTTTGATCGGCGGCCTGCTGATCCTTTGGCTGGAGCGCTTATACCGGGGCAAGGCCGGGGCCATGGAGATCACCTGGGCAGTGGTGGTAGCCGTGGCCGCGGCACAGCTTCTAGCCGCAGTATTCCCCGGCACCTCTCGTTCTGGAGCAAGTATCCTGATGGCCATGGCCTTCGGCATTGCCCGTCCTGCGGCCACAGAGTTCTCCTTTCTGCTGGGCATCCCCACATTAACGGCGGCGGGAGGTTTGCAAATCTTCTCCGAGCTACGCAAGCATGGAGCCGGCAGTGAAGACTGGTCCATGGTCGCCCTGGGCACCGTGGTCAGCGCCTTATCAGCCTTTATCGTGGTGAAATGGCTGATCCGTTTTGTCCAAAGCCACACCTTCAACAGCTTCGCCATCTACCGCATTGTCTTGGGTGCAGGACTGCTCATCTACGCCGCCACTGCAAATCACAGTACCTCCACCCATGGTTGA
- a CDS encoding helix-turn-helix transcriptional regulator translates to MSLLFPAFESRWLGADAQHGGRHWLQAMRPGAVMVVLLLEGSVRVDWSMKSHREIAGNSLIWMNTAVALPESLRLVGGKAHEALALHFPIEWVHQSLTSLRQEMAADFRTLLLGPHPATPLLTRPLEAEDRAWTRSLMAPTLCSAARQLLEGSRMSEFFFRKVLTESKGEELFCTRTRRLSLERVAKVRKALLANLEEPPALEELARLCGCNPQYLSRTFSEAAGTTISLYLRRLRIERAAEMLAAGQANASEAALEVGYRSLSHFSQAFRAEKGISPSAWVRGPQPPANARQLSA, encoded by the coding sequence GTGTCCTTGCTATTTCCTGCCTTTGAAAGCCGATGGCTGGGTGCTGATGCCCAGCACGGGGGCAGGCATTGGCTGCAGGCGATGAGGCCGGGGGCTGTGATGGTGGTGCTCTTACTGGAAGGCAGCGTGCGGGTGGATTGGTCGATGAAGAGCCACCGCGAGATCGCAGGAAACAGCCTGATCTGGATGAATACGGCGGTGGCACTGCCTGAGAGCTTGCGGCTGGTGGGCGGGAAAGCCCATGAGGCGCTGGCGCTGCATTTCCCCATCGAATGGGTGCACCAAAGCCTGACGAGCCTGAGGCAGGAAATGGCGGCTGATTTTCGCACTCTGCTGCTGGGACCGCATCCGGCTACGCCGCTGCTCACTCGTCCCCTGGAGGCGGAGGACCGGGCGTGGACCCGATCGCTCATGGCCCCGACTCTTTGCTCGGCCGCTCGCCAGCTTTTGGAAGGCAGCCGGATGAGTGAATTTTTCTTCCGCAAGGTGCTAACCGAATCGAAGGGGGAGGAGCTTTTTTGCACACGCACGCGGCGTCTGTCTTTGGAGCGGGTGGCTAAGGTGAGGAAGGCGCTGCTGGCCAATCTGGAAGAGCCGCCAGCGCTGGAGGAGCTGGCCCGGCTGTGCGGCTGCAATCCACAGTATCTTTCACGTACGTTTTCTGAGGCGGCGGGCACGACGATCAGCCTGTATCTGCGGCGGCTACGGATCGAGCGTGCGGCGGAAATGCTGGCTGCCGGGCAGGCCAATGCCAGCGAGGCCGCGCTGGAGGTGGGCTATCGCAGCCTCAGTCATTTCAGCCAGGCTTTCCGGGCTGAAAAAGGCATCTCACCCAGCGCCTGGGTGCGTGGTCCGCAGCCCCCTGCAAATGCCCGACAACTCTCCGCATGA
- a CDS encoding AAA family ATPase produces MAAQSHQKLQRLIQGVSQIIVGKEEVIRLAVACLLARGHLLFEDQPGVGKTLLSQALAQALGLQFRRVQFTSDLLPADILGASIFDREAGSFVFHPGPVFTQVLLADEINRATPKTQSALLEAMEEGKVTSDGITHALPQPFFVIATQNPSSQIGTFMLPESQLDRFLMRLALGVPDRAAERSILQGQDRREMLRAMPVVLSWPEMQEMQASVKQVHVSGPLLDYLQDLLSASRADGRGLSPRGGLALLNAARAWALLQGRTMVLPEDVQDVGVAVMAHRLEGDGGTAMRLLEETVIP; encoded by the coding sequence GTGGCTGCCCAGTCCCATCAAAAGCTGCAACGGCTCATCCAGGGGGTATCGCAGATCATTGTGGGCAAAGAGGAGGTGATCCGCCTGGCGGTGGCCTGCCTACTGGCGCGGGGGCATTTGCTGTTTGAAGACCAACCGGGTGTGGGTAAAACGCTGCTTTCTCAGGCGCTGGCGCAGGCGCTGGGGTTGCAGTTCCGGCGGGTACAGTTCACCAGTGATCTGCTGCCTGCGGATATCTTGGGAGCATCTATTTTTGACCGGGAGGCGGGCAGTTTTGTGTTTCATCCCGGCCCTGTTTTTACCCAGGTGCTGCTGGCGGATGAGATCAACCGGGCGACGCCGAAAACGCAATCCGCCCTGCTGGAGGCGATGGAGGAGGGAAAGGTGACTTCAGACGGTATCACGCATGCTTTGCCGCAACCGTTCTTTGTGATTGCGACGCAGAATCCGTCGTCCCAGATCGGTACGTTCATGCTGCCGGAGTCACAGTTGGACCGGTTTTTGATGAGGCTGGCTTTGGGTGTGCCGGACCGGGCGGCGGAGCGCTCGATCCTCCAGGGGCAGGACCGGCGGGAGATGCTGAGGGCGATGCCGGTGGTGCTGTCCTGGCCGGAAATGCAGGAGATGCAGGCCTCCGTAAAACAGGTGCATGTGTCTGGCCCGTTGCTGGATTATTTACAGGACCTCCTGAGCGCGAGCCGCGCTGACGGGCGTGGATTGTCCCCACGCGGTGGGCTGGCCCTGCTGAATGCGGCGCGTGCCTGGGCTCTGCTGCAAGGGCGGACGATGGTGCTGCCTGAGGATGTGCAGGACGTGGGAGTGGCGGTGATGGCGCACCGTCTGGAAGGCGATGGTGGCACGGCCATGCGCCTGCTGGAGGAAACGGTCATCCCCTGA